In a single window of the Candidatus Auribacterota bacterium genome:
- a CDS encoding PTS sugar transporter subunit IIA yields the protein MPGEFMTLEEAAKFLNMSARAIKLIVEKGYAQRDKDGRLLVKTAEIRDWLHRGVKDFDINQLNTLERDYSEHSIAIHPLLDPKCITRRIVGRNKLAVIDELIELLIEHGGVNRKYKKMIRNAVIERERMCSTALADGVAIPHPREPLTGIIKKPRLVLGLSWHGIDFESIDGKLTHVVVLLCTPKLDLHLQLLARLTKLLRNLKMRVALCRAKDERGVIEAFASFEKALQ from the coding sequence ATGCCTGGTGAGTTTATGACGCTGGAAGAGGCCGCCAAGTTCCTCAACATGAGCGCGCGGGCGATCAAGCTCATTGTCGAAAAGGGATATGCCCAGAGGGACAAGGACGGAAGATTGCTCGTCAAGACCGCGGAGATCAGGGATTGGCTCCATCGCGGCGTGAAAGATTTTGACATCAACCAATTGAATACATTGGAGAGAGACTATAGTGAGCATTCCATCGCGATCCATCCGCTGCTCGACCCGAAATGCATCACAAGAAGGATTGTCGGCAGGAACAAATTGGCGGTGATTGATGAGCTTATCGAGCTCTTGATCGAGCATGGCGGCGTGAACCGTAAATATAAGAAGATGATTCGAAATGCGGTCATTGAGAGAGAGCGCATGTGCAGTACCGCCCTCGCGGACGGTGTTGCCATCCCGCACCCGCGAGAGCCGCTGACGGGCATCATCAAGAAGCCCCGCCTCGTGCTGGGCCTCTCGTGGCACGGCATAGACTTTGAGTCGATCGATGGGAAACTCACCCATGTAGTAGTGTTGCTCTGCACGCCCAAACTCGATCTGCACCTGCAGCTACTGGCCCGGCTCACGAAGCTCCTCAGGAATCTTAAAATGAGGGTTGCGCTCTGCAGGGCGAAGGATGAGCGGGGCGTTATCGAGGCGTTCGCATCGTTTGAGAAAGCGCTGCAGTGA
- a CDS encoding TraR/DksA family transcriptional regulator, with translation MDTQKPNEMKQKLLSLQEQILSEVNALQKGALSQSLKEKSGDLSGYAIHLADSASDSYDRDLTLTLASREQNVLNDINAALEKIESGEYGCCEQCAHPIDEARLDAVPYARLCLQCKEHQEKNPS, from the coding sequence ATGGATACGCAGAAGCCCAACGAGATGAAGCAGAAATTACTCTCGCTCCAGGAACAAATTCTGAGCGAAGTCAACGCGCTGCAGAAAGGGGCGCTGAGCCAGTCGCTCAAGGAGAAATCAGGCGATCTCTCGGGCTACGCCATCCACCTTGCTGACTCGGCGAGTGATTCGTATGATCGCGACCTTACGCTCACCCTCGCATCGCGCGAGCAGAACGTACTCAATGACATAAACGCAGCGCTTGAGAAAATAGAGAGCGGTGAGTACGGTTGTTGCGAGCAGTGCGCTCATCCAATAGATGAGGCCCGCCTCGATGCAGTTCCCTATGCGAGATTATGCCTGCAGTGCAAGGAGCATCAGGAAAAGAACCCGTCATGA
- a CDS encoding ATP-grasp domain-containing protein yields MSSKRARRVAVIYNVFHPRDPRQEHEDDASESILTDVLRVRDILAKRGDHAFCIPLIRSAGNFFKRLIASRPDLVFNLCEGAMGDSQHEMNVCSLLELSGIPYTGCGPLTLGIALDKALTKKLLIAERIPTPSYFVCDGSVPRTLPRGMRYPLFVKPLREDASLGISRSAFVTSRARLMERCRFIVTRYRQPALVEAYVEGRELNVSIIGNRRPVVLPISEIDMSRIPEGRPRVCDYRAKWVPESEEYVTTVPLCPARLARATERMVKETALACYRILSCRGYARVDIRLSRTNVPFVLEVNPNPCIGLDAGVVRSAAAAGIPYSDFICRIADLALRGDW; encoded by the coding sequence ATGTCTTCAAAACGGGCGAGGCGGGTTGCGGTTATCTACAATGTGTTTCACCCTCGTGATCCGCGCCAGGAACATGAGGATGACGCATCGGAGAGCATCCTCACCGATGTCCTGCGCGTTCGGGATATCCTCGCGAAGCGGGGCGATCATGCCTTCTGCATCCCCCTCATCCGCAGCGCGGGGAATTTTTTCAAAAGGCTCATCGCTTCACGACCAGATCTGGTATTCAACCTGTGCGAGGGAGCAATGGGCGACAGCCAGCATGAGATGAATGTCTGTTCCCTCCTCGAGTTGAGCGGGATACCCTATACCGGTTGCGGCCCGCTCACCCTGGGCATCGCCCTTGATAAAGCGCTCACCAAGAAGCTCCTCATCGCGGAGCGCATCCCCACCCCATCCTATTTTGTATGTGACGGGAGCGTCCCCCGCACGCTGCCGCGGGGAATGCGTTATCCCTTGTTCGTCAAACCCCTCAGGGAGGACGCGAGCCTCGGAATATCCCGAAGCGCCTTCGTGACAAGCAGGGCAAGGCTCATGGAGCGATGCCGGTTCATCGTCACGCGGTACCGCCAGCCCGCCCTGGTCGAAGCGTATGTCGAAGGGCGAGAGCTCAATGTCTCAATCATCGGCAACAGGAGACCGGTCGTCCTGCCCATCTCCGAAATTGACATGAGCCGGATACCTGAGGGGAGGCCGCGCGTGTGCGACTATCGCGCGAAGTGGGTCCCCGAGAGTGAAGAGTATGTCACCACCGTGCCGCTGTGCCCGGCCCGCCTGGCGCGCGCGACGGAGAGGATGGTAAAAGAAACGGCGCTCGCCTGCTATCGCATCCTATCCTGCCGCGGTTATGCCAGGGTGGATATCCGTCTGAGCCGGACGAATGTGCCCTTTGTACTTGAGGTCAACCCGAATCCATGCATCGGGCTTGACGCGGGGGTCGTGCGCTCCGCGGCAGCCGCCGGCATCCCGTACTCTGATTTTATCTGCAGAATTGCCGACCTCGCCCTCCGGGGCGATTGGTAG
- the aroA gene encoding 3-phosphoshikimate 1-carboxyvinyltransferase, which yields MKLIVHPSTLRGEVRIPGSKSHTIRAVVIATLAAGRSRIIKPLDSADTRSAIGMSRAFGANVETGEDWFISGTAGAPSVPEDVIDVGNSGTALRLGMGVAALCPGYTVFTGDHQIRRRPVHALIEAYRLLGAEGFTTRPNGCAPAVIRGRMEGGRTEIRAVTSQFLSSLLISTPLAEKNSEIRVLQLNEVPYVEMTLSWLDSQRITYERKAWDRFYLKGGQRYSAFDRRIPGDFSSATFFLCAAAVTGGELVLRGLDMGDVQGDKAVVGMLKEMGAEIEIMADGVRVKGGDLRGAEFDLNSTPDALPALAAIACFAAGETKLRNVPQARLKETDRIAVMAQELRRMGGDVEERADGLIIRGKRLNGALVSGHHDHRVVMALAVAGLAAGGETVINTAEATGVTFPDFTELMRRCGARMELVNE from the coding sequence ATGAAGCTCATTGTTCACCCATCAACACTGCGTGGCGAGGTACGGATTCCGGGTTCCAAATCACACACCATCAGGGCGGTGGTGATCGCCACCCTGGCAGCAGGGCGCTCGAGGATTATCAAACCTCTGGATTCAGCCGATACGAGATCTGCCATCGGGATGAGCCGCGCGTTCGGCGCAAATGTAGAAACAGGCGAGGACTGGTTCATTTCAGGCACCGCGGGCGCTCCCTCGGTGCCTGAAGACGTGATTGATGTGGGCAACTCCGGGACGGCGTTGAGGTTGGGAATGGGGGTCGCGGCGCTGTGCCCCGGCTACACGGTTTTTACCGGTGACCACCAGATCAGGCGCCGCCCCGTCCACGCGCTCATCGAGGCATACCGATTGCTGGGGGCGGAGGGATTCACCACCCGTCCGAACGGATGCGCGCCGGCCGTGATACGCGGCAGGATGGAGGGCGGGCGAACGGAAATCAGGGCGGTCACCTCGCAGTTCCTCTCTAGCCTCCTCATCTCGACTCCCCTCGCCGAGAAGAACTCTGAGATCAGGGTACTGCAGCTGAACGAGGTCCCTTACGTGGAGATGACGCTCTCCTGGCTGGATTCACAGCGCATCACCTACGAGCGCAAGGCGTGGGACCGTTTCTACCTGAAGGGGGGCCAGAGATACTCCGCATTCGATCGCCGCATCCCCGGGGACTTCTCCTCGGCAACGTTCTTCCTCTGCGCGGCGGCAGTCACGGGTGGCGAACTTGTCCTGCGCGGTCTGGACATGGGTGACGTCCAGGGAGACAAGGCAGTGGTAGGCATGCTGAAAGAGATGGGGGCCGAGATCGAGATCATGGCCGACGGCGTGAGGGTGAAGGGCGGTGACCTGAGGGGTGCCGAGTTCGACCTCAACAGCACGCCGGATGCGCTCCCCGCGCTGGCGGCAATTGCCTGCTTCGCCGCTGGTGAAACAAAGCTGCGGAACGTGCCACAGGCCCGTCTCAAGGAGACAGACCGGATCGCGGTAATGGCGCAGGAGCTGAGGAGGATGGGGGGAGACGTGGAAGAGCGCGCGGACGGCCTGATCATCAGGGGGAAGCGGCTGAACGGCGCGCTGGTGTCCGGCCACCACGACCACCGCGTGGTGATGGCGCTGGCAGTCGCGGGCCTCGCGGCGGGCGGAGAAACCGTTATAAACACTGCCGAAGCGACGGGCGTCACCTTTCCCGATTTCACGGAACTGATGCGGCGGTGCGGGGCACGGATGGAACTCGTGAACGAGTAA
- the aroC gene encoding chorismate synthase: MLGNTFGRVFRITTCGESYGGGLAVIVDGVPAGIKLTNSMIQEELDKRKPGQSDLDSPRKETDIAEVFAGLGQEGLTTGAPVGIIVRNVDRQPEHVEQYRSVKHLFRPGHAEYTFFVKYGEHYDWCGAGRASGRETVGRVAGGAVAKQILLRENIEVLAYVKESCGISARDMSFEEIKKNYRANPLNCPDCAAAEQMIAKILEIKRAGDTCGGVVEIIARGVPAGLGEPVFDKLSATIAHGLMSIGAVKGVEIGAGFAVAGMRGSECNDPPYIEKGRVRFRTNNAGGFMGGITNGEDLIIRMAVKPTPTISMEQDSIDKRVMEPARLAAITRRDATICPRIYPVAEAMVRIAILDALYLWRAWQGVQNIKK, encoded by the coding sequence ATGCTCGGCAATACGTTCGGTCGCGTATTCAGGATCACCACGTGCGGTGAGTCATACGGGGGCGGCCTCGCCGTCATTGTGGATGGTGTCCCGGCAGGGATAAAACTCACCAACAGCATGATCCAAGAGGAGCTCGACAAGCGGAAGCCCGGCCAGAGCGACCTCGACTCACCGCGCAAGGAGACCGACATCGCCGAGGTTTTCGCGGGGCTTGGCCAGGAAGGGCTGACCACCGGCGCGCCGGTGGGGATCATCGTGCGCAATGTTGACAGGCAACCGGAGCACGTCGAGCAGTACCGCTCGGTGAAGCACCTCTTCAGGCCGGGCCATGCCGAGTACACCTTTTTCGTGAAGTACGGGGAGCACTACGACTGGTGCGGGGCGGGGCGCGCGAGCGGGCGGGAGACTGTCGGGAGGGTCGCGGGAGGGGCGGTAGCGAAGCAGATTTTGCTGCGCGAGAATATCGAGGTGCTTGCCTACGTCAAGGAGAGCTGCGGCATCAGCGCGCGGGACATGAGCTTCGAGGAGATCAAGAAGAACTATCGCGCGAATCCGCTCAACTGCCCGGACTGTGCAGCCGCGGAACAAATGATCGCGAAGATTCTTGAAATCAAGCGCGCGGGTGATACCTGCGGCGGCGTGGTTGAAATCATTGCCCGCGGGGTTCCCGCAGGCCTGGGCGAGCCGGTATTCGACAAGCTCTCCGCCACGATCGCTCACGGACTCATGAGCATCGGAGCGGTAAAAGGCGTGGAGATCGGCGCCGGCTTCGCCGTGGCGGGGATGCGAGGATCTGAGTGCAACGATCCGCCCTATATAGAGAAGGGCAGGGTGCGATTCCGGACGAATAATGCAGGCGGCTTCATGGGAGGGATCACTAATGGCGAGGATCTCATCATCCGGATGGCGGTGAAGCCGACGCCGACAATTTCGATGGAACAGGACTCCATAGACAAGCGCGTGATGGAACCAGCCAGGCTCGCCGCGATCACCCGACGCGACGCCACGATCTGCCCGCGAATCTACCCCGTCGCCGAAGCAATGGTCCGCATCGCCATCCTGGACGCCCTGTACCTGTGGCGGGCGTGGCAGGGAGTGCAGAACATAAAGAAGTAG
- the aroE gene encoding shikimate dehydrogenase, giving the protein MKEYAVIGWPLGHSMSPVIHNASFEALGLPCRFTAQPVSPACFDQFMKSVPSAPFKGLAVTIPYKTEVIKYCTVRAGEVETIGAANTVSITGGGVLMADNTDASAVGRTLRDAGVSPRGRRVIVLGAGGAARAACAQVLREGAASLTIANRTLSRAEALRRDLLNAFPSAREVAAITLPGEALAHALRSAHILINTTSVGMHPAAEESPLPTELLTRDMVVMDAVYNPVETRLIREARAIGAGTITGTDMLIYQAAEQERIWLGVDAPLPAMREALLRELGRGA; this is encoded by the coding sequence ATGAAAGAGTATGCCGTCATAGGGTGGCCCCTCGGCCACTCCATGTCACCGGTGATTCACAATGCATCATTCGAAGCCCTCGGCCTCCCCTGCCGGTTTACGGCGCAGCCGGTGTCACCCGCCTGCTTTGACCAGTTCATGAAATCCGTCCCCTCTGCGCCGTTCAAAGGGCTGGCGGTCACGATCCCCTACAAAACCGAGGTCATCAAGTACTGTACGGTGCGTGCGGGGGAGGTGGAGACAATTGGCGCGGCGAACACTGTCTCTATCACCGGCGGAGGTGTCCTGATGGCCGATAACACAGATGCGTCCGCGGTGGGCCGCACACTGAGAGATGCCGGTGTCTCTCCCCGGGGCAGGCGGGTCATCGTGCTTGGAGCGGGGGGCGCCGCACGCGCGGCGTGCGCACAGGTGCTCCGCGAGGGGGCTGCCTCACTGACGATCGCTAACAGGACGCTCTCCAGGGCGGAGGCTCTCAGGAGGGATCTGCTCAACGCGTTTCCTTCAGCTCGCGAGGTGGCGGCCATCACTCTCCCGGGCGAGGCGCTCGCCCATGCATTGAGGTCAGCTCATATCCTCATCAACACCACCTCGGTGGGGATGCACCCCGCGGCGGAAGAGAGCCCTCTCCCGACCGAACTGCTCACGCGCGACATGGTGGTCATGGACGCGGTCTATAACCCTGTTGAGACGCGCCTGATCAGAGAGGCGAGGGCGATCGGCGCCGGGACGATCACGGGCACGGACATGCTCATCTACCAGGCGGCTGAGCAGGAACGGATCTGGCTGGGGGTGGATGCGCCGCTCCCGGCGATGCGGGAGGCGCTGCTCAGAGAACTCGGGAGAGGCGCGTGA